Genomic window (Streptomyces sp. TG1A-60):
CAGTGAGTCGAATCATCCATGTGCCCCTTGGTGCACTCGCGCACGGTTCCAACACCGGTTATGTCGTTGAGTGATTGAGCTGCTACATTCCGCTTATGTTCGCTGCGGACAGGCCGACCGCCGAGATCCTGCGGGTCGAGGTCACTGACACGCTGGCCTACTGGACGGTTCTTGCCGGGCCCACCTTGAGGGTCGTCGAGGACGTGGACGGCTTCCTCTGCCACCTGCGCTTCGGCCGGACCCGCGCGGAATCGACCACAAAAGCGTACGCAGGTCACCTCAAGCGCTTCCACGCCTGGTGCGGCGAACAAGGCCTGTCGCGGGAGCACGCGGCCGCCGAGCTCCCGCACTATCTGATGAAGCTGCGGACCACGCCCCGGCTGACGAGCGGCCGCGGCCAGGGGCAGCTGCCACAGGACTCCACGCTCGCCCCCGCCCTGGCGGCAATCCACGGCTTCTACCAGCACTTGGCCGACCTCCGCCGGATCAGTGCGAAGGCGGTCGACGCCCTGTTCGTCACCGAGCGACCTCCTGGCGGCCCTCCTCGAGGATGACCACGGCCCTGTACGAGATCGAGACCAGCGAAGCCGACGACAGCACGACGGTCTCCGCTGAAGGCATCTGGACGCAACTCGCGTCGTTGCACGAGAACGTCACACGACGTCGAGCGCAGACCGCCTCCCCCGCCGGACACGCACCCCGACGCGCCCGTTCCCCTGAAGCCCGGGCGCCCGGCCCCAAAACCTTGGCAGACTACTCCGCAGGCACAAGGTGCGTTGGGGGTACGGATGGCGGGGATCGGTCTTACCGCAGCAATCGAGGAACTGCGGCAGGAGCTCTATCGGGCGCAAGACCTGGGGGCAGACCAGCAATTCACGTTCGGCATCGAGGAGGCCGAACTGGAGCTGCAGCTGGAGCTGCGCAACAGCGGCAAGGGCGACGGCAAGGTCAGCTTCGGTGTGGCGACCGTCGGCGCGGGCGGTGAGCACTCCACCGTCCGCACCCACAGACTGACGCTAAAACTTTCGGTCCGGGACCGAGCCCGCGGCGGCTCCAGTCCCGAGATCAGCGACACCGAAACCGGGTCCTGGGACGAGGAGTGATGGACCCGCACAGACTGGTGCTGATCCGCAGCGGGACCACGCGGCTGCGCCATCGCGTCGGCTCCGGCTATCTCGTCGCACCCCGCCTGGTGCTCACCGCCGGACACATACTCCGGGACGGCGAAAGCGGCGCCCACTGGGAGGAGATCCAGGTCAGAGTGGGACACCCGGGCCGCGGTGAGACGCTACGCACCGGAGCGGAGCTGATCTGGACCCATCCGCAGGACCTGGACGTCGCCCTGCTGCTCACACACGACGAGATCGACGTACCGGGGTCGGTTCGATGGGGCCACCCCGTGGACACGGCCCCGCTGCGCTACGAGGGACTGGGCTTTCCGCTGGCATCCACGGAAGACAGTCGTGACGCCGAACACCTCCGAGGCGTCCTGCCTCCGCTGTCCTCCGGGGCTCGCGGCCTCTACGTGCTCGACCAGGAGCCCGCACCCGACCTCCGCGACGACGGCCGCAAGGCCTGGGGAGGCGCCTCGGGAACCGCAGTGTTCTGCGAGGACCACCTGGTGGGCGTGGTGATTCGCGACGACCGGTCCTACGGCAACCGCCGCCTGCGGGCCCTCCCGGCGCATTGCTTCGTCCAAGACGACGGCTTCGAGGCACTCCTGCGGCGGTACGCCGACGGTCCACCCCGCCTGACCGAGATTGGCGCCGCCCTCCCGAAGGCCCAGCCCGCGGCGGAACGCAGCCCGGCCGAACAGGAGACCGAGCGGCTCCTGTGGTCGGTGCTCGGCGGCCGGATCACCTACGCGGCACATGCCCGCGCCCTCGTACGGCGGCTCGGATACACCGTCCCCGACAGCCATGAACCGACCATGCCCGACCTCGCGGCACTCGTGGCGGCCCATCCCCGCGCCCTGCCCTCCCTGAGCAGCACCCTGGCCCCGGCTCTCACCGGCGAGGACGAGCGCACCCGCCTGACGGACGTCCTCACTCGCGCCCGTGCCGGCGGACTGTGCCTGCTCCTGTCCCTGGACGAGTGCGAGCACTTACTGGAACTGCTCCGCGGCATCTGCAAGGAGCAGCCCACGCTGATACCTCGCGCCGCCCGCGAGGCCCTGCGCTACGCCTGGCTACCCGACCCGCTGAACCGCACGCACCTCTGCGCCGACGACCTCGAACACGTCGTCGAGCACCTGGAGTCCGTCTCCGACAGCGAGCGCGTGCCCGACGGCACACCGCCCGTACCGGCCCTGCTCCGCCTGACCGAATGCGTGGCCGCCGCCCTGGGAAGGGAAGCGGGCGCGGAGCTGCGCAGCTGGTCCGATCAGGTGGCCGCCCGGACCGGCATCCACCCGGCGGCGCTCGCCGAGCGCCGCACCGACGCCGGCCGCTGGGCCGCCCGGCAGTCGCCTCCCTTCTCCCGCGTCGTCGTCGAAGTTTCCCGCGCGCGGACCGAACCGCGCGAGAGCTACTACTGCCGCATCCTGCTCGCCCGCGCCGACGGCACTCGCATCCCCCTCCACGAGGCGGAGAGCGCGCCGAGGAAACCCGAGGAAGTGGCCCGGCGGGTGCGCGACGCCGTCGAGGTCGTCGCGGACGAGCTCGGCCCGACGGCCGCGCCCCACGCGACGGTTCTGGTGGCCCGCGACAGCCTCCATCTGCCCATCGACGAATGGAACCCCGGAGCACCCAACGAGTTCGTGCCCGACCAGCCGATCGGCGCCGAGTTCCGCATCACCCTGAGCTGCCCGGAGATGAGCGACCTGGTGCGCGGCAGAGAACGTGAGCACCGGCGGCGCTGGGAGAGCGGCCACGCGGCCCCCTTGGTGGTCGACGACGAACGTGTCACTCGGCCACGGCTCAGGCGGCTGCTGCAGACCACTCACCGTGACGCCACCCAGGTCGTGCTCCACGGTTCCCCGGAACAGCGGGACGCACTGCTCGAACTCTGCCTGGCGCTCGGCGTCCCGGTCGTCCTCTGGGACCGGCGGGCCGACTGCCCCGCAGACGCAGCCGGGCTGCAACAGTTGGACCCCACCGGCCCGCTCGCCGATCTGCCCGAGCGGGTCCGCGTCTTCCGAGGGACGGCGTTCGACGAGCCGGAGACGCTCCCGGCGCGCCCCGCCCTCGTATGGGAGGAACACGGCCGGCGACTGCGGCCCGAATCGCTGACCCTGCAAGACCCCCCAGAAGGAGCCCACGCGTCATGACCGCCGCACAATCCGCTGCCACCGGCCACCCCACCCCGTCCGACGACGGGGACTGGCGGCTCTTCCGGGGCGACGGAGCGCCCCGCGCGGTCACCTTCCCGCCCGCACCGCCATGGCGCCGCCTCCACCTGGAGGAGCCCGACGTCTCGCGGACCGCACGCCCCCACCCGTACCTGATCGACCCCGACGATGCGGACATCGTCAACGCCGCCCTCCACCTGCGTCGGCCTCTGCTGGTCACCGGACACCCCGGTACCGGAAAGTCCTCCCTGGCTCACGCGATCGCCCACGAACTCGCCCTCGGCCGCGTCCTGCACTGGCCGGTCAACAGCCGCTCGACCCTGCAGGACGCCCTCTACCACTACGACGCGATCGGCCGGCTGCGGGAAGCGAACCTCCGCCAGGACACGGCCGGCTTAGAACCCGGCATCGGCCAGTACGTCCGGCTCGGACCCCTGGGCAACGCGCTGCTGGCCCGGGACCGGCCCAGGGTCCTGCTCATCGACGAGCTGGACAAGGGGGACGTCGACCTGCCCAACGACCTGCTCACCGTGTTCGAGGAGGGCGAGTTCGAGATTCCGGAGCTCAGCCGCCTCCCCGAGGAACACTCCACGGTCCACGTCCGGACCGACGACCCGGACGCGCCAGCCCCGGTGATCCGCGGCCGCGTCCGCTGCCGCGAATTCCCCGTCGTCATCATCACCAGCAACGGTGAACGCGAGTTCCCGCCCGCCTTCCTCCGACGGTGCGTCCGTCTCGACCTGCCCGAGCCCGACGATGAGCGGCTGCGGGACATCGTCGCCGCGCACCTCGGCCACGAGGCGCTCCACGACATCGACGACCTGCTGGAGGAGTTCCTCGGCCGGCGCGCGCCCGGAGAACTCGCGACAGATCAGCTGCTCAACGCGGTCTTCCTGCGTAAGGGCGGCATCGATCTGGACGCCGGCCGACTGCTCGACGCCGTTCTGCACCAACTCGGCGGGGCGGTATGAGGCCATGGTCGGACGTCTGAGAGAGATCCTGGCCAGGAGCGGCGTCGACCTCGCCGATGAGGAACTCCTCGACGTCCTGTGGCTGGCCAGGCACCTGCCGGGCGACGTCCGTCCGTTGGCGCGACGTCCGGCCCCGGCCGCCCCCTCACGGCAGGCCGCCGAGCAGGGTGAGCCCCGGGCCCCCGGCGCGGACGATCCCGCGCAACAGGGCGCGCACCCGCCGCCGGACGTCGCCCTGCACCGCCTGTTCCCCCTGCACGCGGCCCCGCGGGGGAAGGGGAGCGGCAGGCCGGAACTGTCCCCGCACCGGGCGCACGCCGTACGCACCCCGGGCATCAGTGTCCTGCCCAGCCGTCATCTCACGCTCGGCAAGGCGTTACGGCCTCTGCGGCAGCGGATCCCCGATCGGCGCCGTCAGGAACTGGACGTGGCACGGACGGTGGACGCCATGGCCGAGACGGGTCTGCCCGAGACCGTGACCAGTCCCGCCCGTAGCCGCTGGCTCTCCCTCGCCCTGCTGATCGACGACGGCGTGTCCATGTTCCTGTGGAAGCGTTTGGCCTCCGAGATCCGCACACTAATGGAACGGGCCGGGGCCTTCCGCGACGTACGCGTGCTCGGACTGAACACCCGTGGTCCTCACGCCCCGTTGCTGAGCAACCACCCCTACCGGCAGCAAGGGCCCTACCTTCCGCCGGCCGCGCTCTGCGACCCCACCGGCGGCACCCTTGTCCTCGTGGTCAGCGACGGCGTCGGCGACGCATGGTGGGACGGCCGGATGAGCGAGGCGGCGGCCATGTGGGCCCGACGGCAACCCACTGCGATCCTGCAGGCGCTGCCCGCCCGGCTCTGGGCGAACTCGGGCATCACGACTCGGCCGTGGCACGTCACCAGTGTCCGCAGGGGCGGTCCCACCACCACCTGGCACGTCACCGACCCCAGACTGCCGGCGGACCTGGTCGGCTTCGACTCCGTCCCCGTCCCCGTGCTCGAACCCACACTGGTTGCCGTCGGCGACTGGGCCCGGCTGGTCGCCTCACCGAGCGCGACCGCGGTGCTGCCGCTGTGGGACATCGGGCGGTCCGTCACCCAGCCCCAGCGCGCCGAGACCCGGCAGGGTCCGGACGACGAAGCCGTCCTACGCTTCCGCGGCGCGGCCAGCCCGGAGGCATATCGGCTCGCCGCCCACCTCGCGGCCGTGGCGCCCGTCACTCCGCCCGTCATGCGCATGGTGCAGGAGGCCCTGGGCCCCCCGACGGACACCGGGCACCTCGTGGAGGTCTTTCTCGGCGGCCTCATGCACAACGCCGCCGCGGACACCACCGGCCGATTGCCGCAGCCGGAGTTCTTCGACTTCTCCGACGACGCACGGCGCATCCTCCTCGGCACACTCCCCGCCCGCGAGTTGCTGCGCACCACACGACTGATCGCCGACCGCCTGGCAGCGTCTGTCCGGCACTCACCGAGCTTCACCGCCTGGGTAGCGCACCCGGGAGGCGCCGCCACCGTCGGCGCACCCGAACGGTCCTTCGCCCAACTGGAGGAGCGGCTACTGAAACGCCTCGGTGTCGCCATGCACATCGACGCCCCACTCGCCGACCGGCCTCCCCTAGCCTCGGACTCCCCCGAACGGCCCCGGTCACAGCCACCTGTGGCTCAGCGGACGGATACCAAGCCCCCCGCGCCGTCCTCCGCGGCGGACACGAAGGCCAAAATCCTTCTGGTCGACGACCAGCCGGAGAACCTACTGGTCATGGAGACTGTCCTGTCCGCGCTCGACCAGACACTCGTCCGCGCCTCGTCGGGGGAGGAAGCACTCAAGGCGCTTAACGACGACGAATTCGCCCTCATTCTACTCGCCACCCAGATGTCGGGAATGGATGGCTACGAGACCGCCGCACACATCAAGCGCCGTGTGCAGACTCGCGACACCCCGATCATCTTCGTCAGCGCGTCCGAAATGGGTCCGCGCGCCACCTATCAAGGGTATGCGGCCGGTGCCGTGGACCATGTGTCGCGGCCGTACGATCCCTGGGTGCTGCGCGCCAAGGCGACCGTCTACGTCAAGCTGCACCACAAGAACGTGCAACTGCGCAAACAGGCCGCCTGGTTGGGCACCGGGCCCGCGACCGATCTGACGGCGCAGCTGTCCACCCTGTTGTCCGACGCCGAGACGCAGGCACACGACCTGACCGGACAGCTACAGACACAGGCATCGCGCGCGACGGTGAGGATCACGGCCGCCCGCCTGGAACGCGCGGTCAGAAGCCTTCGCCAGGTCCTGCAGGGCGCGTTGGAGCTGCAGGAAGAACCTGGTGCCCCGCCCGCCCCGGCTTCCCTGCACTCACCACGACATCGAGACCAGTGAAGGAAGCCCGGCCGCGCGTTTTCGTGCCGCTGTCGCCGCTCTCCGTTCCCGTCCTTCCGGTTCGAGGTGATCCTTACGCCTTCGTCCGGCCGGTGCCCGCGGCGCGGCCGGTCACGGAAGCATTGAGGTCTATCCCTGACTCCATTCACCCACGCCGCCCCGGCGCGATCCTCACGTTCACCAGCACCGAGAACCTCTTCAACACTCCCCACGGCATCCCCGTGTCACAACCACCGGCGAGGAAAGCGTTACGAGACGTCGAAGGAAGCGTCCACTTGACCCCTCTAGCGGCAATACCGGTGATTTAGGTTGTTTTCCGGCAGGTCGGCTTGGTCTTGGTCGGCCCGACGAGGGTCACGTGTGGAGTTTCCGGCCGGGGCGGGTTGTGGTGCTTGGCGCGTTTGAGCTTCCAGTTGGACATCTTGCGTTTGATGACGCGCGGGCTGGAGCGCAATCGCCGGGGTGACAAGAGCCGTTCACGGATCTCATCCAGGGCGGTGACCAGTGCCCGGGCCAGTCGGGAGGGGGAAAACGCCGCCTGGTCGGTGACGTGGCGGCGGACGACGCGCAGGGTGCGGGTGAAGGAGATCCGGTCCGGGTCCTGCTCGGATTGCTGTGCGGCCTGGTGCATCAGATCCCGCAAGGCGTGGTGCACCAGCAGGAAGGCGAAGATCTCCTGCTCGGCGCCGCGGGGATGCTGGGAGCGCAGGACGAGGCGGGGGCCGCCGAGATGGGTCTTGATCTCATCCAGCGTGCTCTCGATCTCCCATCGCTGGGCGTACAGCGCGGCCAGCGACGCGGCGGGGGCGGCCTTCGGGTCCAGGATGGTGGTGATCAGCCGGTACACCGTGTCGCTGCCGCCGCGGCCGAGGGTGTACTCGATCACCCGGACCCGGGCCGGGTCCGCGCGACGGTTCTTGTCCCGGGCCACGACGATCTCCGAGAGGTAGGAGCCGTCCTCCAGTAGGGCCCGGACGGGGAGTACGGCGTCGTTCTTGACCCGCCACAGCAGGTCTGCGCCGGTTGCGGCGGCGGCCCGCCACAGGTCAAAACCGCGAAAGCCCCGGTCGGCCAGCAGCAGCATGCCCGGCGTCAGTGAGCTGAACAGGCGCCGGGCCAGCTCGGTTTCATGGACAGCCAGCGGTCCGGCCTCGGCCGCGAAGACGGCGTGGGTGCCGCACTCGGCCAGCGCGGCCACCCTCACCTGCGGATAGGCGCTCTTCTCCCCTCCGCGGCTGACTCCCGGGCGGCCGAAGAAAGCGGCGTTGGCCTCGGTGTCCGGCACGTCGAAGGTGGTGCCGTCCACCGCGACCAGCCGCCACCCCCGATACCAGGCCCCGCTCGTTTCCTCGGTCGCCACGGGCCGGCACACCCGGGCAAACAGTGCTTTCAACGGCTCCGGGCCCAGTCGCAGACGGGCCCGGCCGATCGCCGCGGTGGTCGGCACCCGCCAAGTCCCCTTCCACCGGCCCATCCGCTGAAGTCCGTGCGTCAGAAGCCGGGCGACCTCCTCATAGCCCTGCCCGGAGAACAGGCACATCGCCAGCACGAAATAGACCACCACCCGGGCGGGCAACAGCCGCTGGCGCTGCTCGACCCGGCCGCATCCCGCGACCACCTCATCCACCAGCTCCGGCGGAAACGCGCGGGTAAGCACACCAATCGCGATCCGATCCGACAACCGGTCATCCGACGACGACTTCACCTGTCCGGGCCTTGGCACACCACACCCAACGACCCTAAAACCCCAAAGTCACCGGTATTGCATCTAGAGGGTCTGCCAGGAGTCGTCGGCATCGCGGAATTGGTTAACAGAGGGCGAAGTTGTCTACCGCTCCGTCTGTGTGGTCGGAACCGATCTGTGTGCTCAGGCGGGCTGACGGAGTGCGCTGACCAGTGCGCGCGGGTCGTCTGCGTGGAAGCGGATGATGTGGGCCTCTTCCGTTGCACCGAGCGGGCGGGTGAAAGGGAGTGGCCGGTTCAGCTCCAGGGTCACCGAGGTCTGGCTGCCCACGATCAGGTCGAGGACCCCGTCCTCGGAGAGGGTGATCAGGCGGCCCTCGGGATAGCGCCGGTCGACCCGGACCGAGGCCACCGCGTCCGGCGGTACGGTGAGGTCGAAGAGGGCTCCGTAGCGGATCCGCAGAGAGCCGTCGGGGCGCACGACGTGCGGCCGGGTGACGCAGGCAGCGTGCAGGGCCAGCACGAGGACGACGCCATACAGGTCGAGTACCAGGATCACCCGGTGGACCACCGGCCAAGGGATGAGCAAGGCCAGGACCACCGCCTCGATGACCATCACGAAGAGCAGCCCGTACATCATCGCGGTCTGGGGCCCGGTGTACGCGGCAGCGAGGTCCCCGGGGCGCACCCCGTGCGTGCCGCGCCGGACCCACCGCCCCAGGGAGGCGAG
Coding sequences:
- a CDS encoding site-specific integrase; the protein is MFAADRPTAEILRVEVTDTLAYWTVLAGPTLRVVEDVDGFLCHLRFGRTRAESTTKAYAGHLKRFHAWCGEQGLSREHAAAELPHYLMKLRTTPRLTSGRGQGQLPQDSTLAPALAAIHGFYQHLADLRRISAKAVDALFVTERPPGGPPRG
- a CDS encoding trypco2 family protein, whose product is MAGIGLTAAIEELRQELYRAQDLGADQQFTFGIEEAELELQLELRNSGKGDGKVSFGVATVGAGGEHSTVRTHRLTLKLSVRDRARGGSSPEISDTETGSWDEE
- a CDS encoding MoxR family ATPase, which gives rise to MTAAQSAATGHPTPSDDGDWRLFRGDGAPRAVTFPPAPPWRRLHLEEPDVSRTARPHPYLIDPDDADIVNAALHLRRPLLVTGHPGTGKSSLAHAIAHELALGRVLHWPVNSRSTLQDALYHYDAIGRLREANLRQDTAGLEPGIGQYVRLGPLGNALLARDRPRVLLIDELDKGDVDLPNDLLTVFEEGEFEIPELSRLPEEHSTVHVRTDDPDAPAPVIRGRVRCREFPVVIITSNGEREFPPAFLRRCVRLDLPEPDDERLRDIVAAHLGHEALHDIDDLLEEFLGRRAPGELATDQLLNAVFLRKGGIDLDAGRLLDAVLHQLGGAV
- a CDS encoding response regulator, which codes for MAQRTDTKPPAPSSAADTKAKILLVDDQPENLLVMETVLSALDQTLVRASSGEEALKALNDDEFALILLATQMSGMDGYETAAHIKRRVQTRDTPIIFVSASEMGPRATYQGYAAGAVDHVSRPYDPWVLRAKATVYVKLHHKNVQLRKQAAWLGTGPATDLTAQLSTLLSDAETQAHDLTGQLQTQASRATVRITAARLERAVRSLRQVLQGALELQEEPGAPPAPASLHSPRHRDQ